In the genome of Salvelinus sp. IW2-2015 linkage group LG25, ASM291031v2, whole genome shotgun sequence, one region contains:
- the LOC111951982 gene encoding transient receptor potential channel pyrexia — MRRLNRVSASGRYNPAMEMEMTDGVVNQSEQQPVVGTAISKTSVSSAAKAAAQWASYTCSRWKRACRQCVKRKPTGEFFETMYKGLALDEDVIDGGDKSSHLNKRLLDHFRDLASSNQDTDEVDLQYLSDVIADGADPNSTDRYGQTVLHEISRAWNVDVMRFFLDRGADVLRPDSYGVTPLHVAAALDYEEMIHFLLERKADIGAQTNMDHQTPLHYAAKNDAVGAVRVLLQYGADISARDYKRRTPLQLAANLDRSEAARTLMELGADAGVKDSDGQLCITAMIDKMTSVAHLALNQFHVTDRMTRQQFYYLHLLEPEPPCKQNPPGQGSQEGVASEPTSPLEFIVHQGKLDLIMHPVVLKLINVKWKLYGRLGAWILLLLNFLFIVSWTTVAISVSVIRTEEPYVFPEDWWRVFGVVVALGLTVVEVGREVAEMIGSSRKLRSWQSWCEHRTNDDLRCTHPMWPEEKHFLEEQIKLIHRMKGNYLQDPWNIFDWLVYILLMAVFGIHVADIFLLGGTLRDYSLRLFAVVIIFLWLRLMKHVRAFRVMGPFIVMLGKIVGDVLRFLFLYAEIFIPYACAFWIIFGGQESIPSMRTVPQLLYSLYRITLVDEYEFNAMVEVDSIMAHFLCGTFLALSSILCVNLMIALLSDTFQRVYDNALANAVMQQAAIILQVEESMPRLCRFYDDQHIHRFCAPLGELYDDDIRTDSKRHAELKTITTQIKETLDEFLEIQKEVNPSEQGRPDESDRGSGERYFSSPVQGEHLQSLQRLQIDQTQQSQDLSALRADMKNLQALIHQLIQSQTSSCVGCGVTVKAAESTGSEPVEAPPYRASTG, encoded by the exons atgAGGAGACTGAACCGGGTTAGTGCCTCTGGCCGTTACAACCCTGCCATGGAGATGGAGATGACTGATGGAGTTGTCAACCAG TCCGAACAGCAGCCAGTTGTTGGGACTGCGATCTCAAAGACATCTGTGTCCAGTGCTGCGAAGGCAGCTGCCCAGTGGGCGTCTTACACCTGCAGCCGCTGGAAACGAGCCTGCCGTCAGTGTGTGAAGAGAAAACCCACAG GGGAATTCTTTGAGACCATGTACAAAGGCCTGGCCTTGGATGAAGATGTCATAGATGGAGGAGACAAAAGCTCCCACCTCAATAAAAGACTGCTAGACCATTTCAGAGATCTGGCTTCCAGCAATCAGGACACTGATGAG GTGGACCTTCAGTACCTGAGTGATGTAATCGCAGATGGAGCRGACCCCAACTCAACGGACCGATACGGACAAACTGTCTTGCATGAG ATCTCGAGGGCGTGGAACGTGGACGTGATGCGTTTCTTCCTGGACAGGGGGGCTGATGTTCTGCGTCCTGACTCCTACGGGGTCACGCCCCTGCATGTTGCCGCAGCTCTGGACTACGAGGAGATGATCCACTTCTTGTTGGAGaggaaag CTGACATTGGTGCTCAGACCAACATGGATCATCAGACACCTCTGCACTACGCTGCTAAGAACGACGCGGTGGGGGCAGTCAGGGTGCTGCTGCAGTATGGGGCAGACATCTCCGCACGAGACTACAAAAGGAGAACCCCTCTACAACTGGCTGCCAACCTAG ACAGGAGTGAGGCTGCACGGACACTAATGGAACTAGGGGCTGATGCTGGGGTAAAGGACTCTGATGGTCAGCTTTGCATCACCGCCATGATTGACAAGATGACCTCCGTG GCTCATTTGGCTCTGAACCAGTTCCATGTGACTGACCGGATGACCAGGCAGCAGTTCTACTACCTTCACCTGCTGGAGCCAGAGCCACCCTGCAAGCAGAATCCACCAGGACAGGGCTCACAAG AGGGTGTTGCCAGTGAGCCTACATCACCA TTGGAGTTCATAGTACACCAGGGGAAGTTGGATCTCATCATGCACCCTGTGGTTCTGAAGCTCATCAATGTCAAGTGGAAACTATATGGCAG GTTGGGGGCTTGGATACTTCTACTCCTTAACTTCCTGTTTATAGTCTCCTGGACGACCGTGGCCATCTCTGTGTCTGTCATCCGAACCGAGGAGCCTTATGTTTTCCCTGAG GACTGGTGGCGTGTGTTTGGGGTGGTGGTGGCTCTGGGGCTGACAGTGGTGGAGGTGGGCCGGGAAGTGGCAGAGATGATAGGCTCCAGCAGGAAGCTAAGGAGCTGGCAGAGTTGGTGTGAACATCGCACCAACGATGACCTGCGCTGCACACACCCAATGTGGCCCGAG GAAAAACATTTCTTGGAAGAGCAAATCAAGTTGATCCACCGCATGAAGGGGAACTACTTACAAGACCCCTG GAACATCTTTGATTGGCTGGTGTACATTCTGCTGATGGCAGTGTTCGGGATCCATGTGGCAGACATCTTCTTGCTTGGAGGAACACTGCGGGACTACAGCCTGCGCCTCTTCGCTGTGGTCATCATCTTCCTCTGGCTCCGGCTGATGAAACACGTCCGAGCCTTCAG GGTTATGGGTCCtttcattgtcatgctggggaAGATTGTGGGGGATGTGCTACGTTTCCTCTTCCTATATGCAGAGATCTTTATCCCTTACGCGTGTGCCTTCTGGATTATATTTGGAG GTCAGGAGTCAATACCCAGTATGCGGACTGTACCCCAGCTGCTCTACAGCCTGTACCGCATCACTCTGGTGGACGAGTATGAGTTCAACGCCATGGTGGAAGTGGACTCGATCATGGCCCACTTCCTCTGTGGTACCTTTCTGGCTCTGTCCTCCATTCTGTGTGTCAACCTGATGATTGCCCTTCTCTCGGACACCTTCCAAAG GGTGTATGACAATGCACTGGCCAATGCAGTAATGCAGCAAGCAGCCATTATCCTGCAGGTGGAGGAATCRATGCCCCGTCTCTGCCGTTTCTATGACGACCAGCACATCCACCGCTTCTGTGCCCCTCTTGGGGAGTTATACGATGATGACATCAGAACTGACTCAAAGCGGCACGCAGAGCTGAAGACGATCACCACTCAGATCAAG GAGACCCTAGATGAGTTCCTGGAGATCCAAAAAGAAGTGAATCCCTCCGAACAAGGACGACCTGATGAGAGTGACAGGGGCTCAGG GGAGAGGTACTTCTCATCCCCTGTACAGGGGGAACACCTGCAGAGTCTGCAGAGGCTCCAGATAGACCAGACCCAGCAGAGCCAGGATCTCAGTGCCCTGAGGGCAGACATGAAGAACCTGCAGGCCCTGATCCACCAACTGATCCAGTCCCAGACCAGCTCGT GTGTGGGCTGTGGTGTGACTGTGAAGGCAGCAGAAAGCACTGGGTCAGAGCCCGTCGAAGCGCCACCATACAG